A genomic segment from Amia ocellicauda isolate fAmiCal2 chromosome 13, fAmiCal2.hap1, whole genome shotgun sequence encodes:
- the klhl5 gene encoding kelch-like protein 5 isoform X1: protein METCASEEFFQALNHAELTFRKMESYLRHKQLCDVVLVAGERRIPAHRLVLSSVSDYFAAMFTNDVREAKQEEIKMEGVDSNALWALVQYAYTGRLELREETIESLLSAACLLQLSPVVEACCRFLMKQLHPSNCLGIRSFADAQGCSDLHKVAHNYTMEHFMEVIRNQEFLLLPASEILKLLASDDMNVPDEETVLGALLGWVRHDTDSRQSDLSTLLAYIRLPLLAPQFLADMENNPLFRDNIECHRLIMEAMKYHLLPERRPLLQSPRTRPRKSTVGVLFAVGGMDATKGATSIEKYELRTNTWTHVANMNGRRLQFGVAVLDDKLYVVGGRDGLKTLNTVECYNPKNKTWSVMPPMSTHRHGLGVAVLEGPMYAVGGHDGWSYLNTVERWDPQARQWSFVANMSTPRSTVGVAVLNGKLYAVGGRDGSSCLKSVECFDPHTNKWTHCAQMAKRRGGVGVATWNGFLYAIGGHDAPASSLTSRLSDCVERYDPKTDTWTAVAPMSISRDAVGVCLMGDRLYAVGGYDGQIYLNAVEAYDPQTNEWTQVAPLCLGRAGASVVAVKL from the exons GTTGGTCCTGTCCTCGGTTTCGGACTACTTTGCTGCCATGTTTACCAATGATGTCCGGGAAGCCAAGCAAGAAGAGATCAAGATGGAGGGGGTGGACTCCAACGCGCTGTGGGCCCTCGTGCAGTACGCATACACAG GGCgcctggagctgcgggaggagACCATCGAGAGCCTGCTGTCTGCCGCCTGCCTGCTGCAGCTGTCCCCCGTGGTGGAGGCCTGCTGCCGCTTCCTCATGAAGCAGCTCCACCCGTCCAACTGCCTGGGCATCCGCTCCTTCGCCGACGCGCAGGGCTGCTCCGACCTGCACAAAGTGGCTCACAACTACACCATG GAGCACTTCATGGAAGTGATCAGAAACCAGGAGTTCCTCTTGCTGCCGGCCAGCGAGATCCTGAAGCTACTAGCTTCTGATGACATGAACGTCCCCGATGAGGAGACGGTCCTCGGCGCCTTGCTGGGCTGGGTGCGCCACGACACTGACAGCCGACAGAGCGACCTCAGCACACTACTGGCCTATATCCGACTGCCTCTGCTGGCCCCACAG TTCCTGGCCGACATGGAGAATAACCCTCTGTTCCGGGACAATATTGAGTGTCACAGGCTGATCATGGAGGCCATGAAGTACCACTTACTACCTGAGCGCCGCCCCCTGCTGCAGAGCCCACGGACCAGGCCCAGAAAATCCACCGTAGGAGTGCTGTTCGCAGTGGGTGGCATGGACGCCACCAAAG GCGCAACGAGTATAGAGAAGTATGAGCTGCGCACAAATACCTGGACGCACGTGGCGAACATGAACGGGCGACGGCTGCAGTTCGGGGTGGCAGTGCTGGACGACAAGCTCTACGTGGTGGGGGGGAGAGATGGGTTGAAGACCCTCAACACGGTGGAGTGCTACAACCCAAAGAACAAAACCTGGAGCGTGATGCCACCTATGTCTACTCACAGACACGGCCTGG GTGTGGCGGTGCTGGAAGGCCCCATGTATGCAGTGGGTGGCCATGATGGCTGGAGTTACCTGAACACCGTGGAGCGGTGGGACCCACAGGCCCGGCAGTGGAGCTTTGTGGCCAACATGTCCACCCCCAGGAGTAcagttggtgttgcagtgctcAATGGCAA gcTGTATGCTGTTGGTGGCCGTGATGGAAGCTCCTGTCTCAAGTCGGTGGAGTGTTTTGATCCCCACACCAATAAGTGGACTCACTGCGCGCAGATGGCGAAGAGGAGGGGAGGTGTAGGAGTGGCCACCTGGAATGGGTTCCTCTATGCCATCGGTGGGCACGATGCGCCAGCTTCCAGTCTGACGTCACGGCTTTCTGACTGTGTGGAGAG GTATGACCCTAAAACAGACACCTGGACTGCCGTGGCCCCCATGAGCATCAGCAGAGACGCTGTGGGAGTGTGTCTGATGGGCGACCGACTGTATGCTGTCGGAGGATACGACGGACAGATCTATCTGAATGCTGTGGAAGCCTATGACCCCCAGACCAATGAGTGGACACAG GTTGCACCGCTGTGCCTCGGAAGGGCAGGAGCCTCTGTTGTAGCAGTCAAGTTATAA